A genome region from Acidimicrobiales bacterium includes the following:
- a CDS encoding alpha-amylase family glycosyl hydrolase, with product MPEPWWRSAVVYQVYPRSFADSGRPPAGVGDLEGARRRLGHLADLGVDALWLSPFFPSPQHDFGYDVADYCDVDPAFGTLDDVDRLVADAHRRGLRVLLDWVPNHTSSEHPWFVESRASRTSPRRDWYVWRDGDPSTPPNNWVAAFSGGPAWTWDEATGQWYLHQFLPEQPDLNWANPEVVDAMHGVLRFWLDHGVDGFRIDVVHGLGKDPTLPDDPPEVAGTPHSSLNDRPETHEIIRGLRRLADSYPGERLLVGEVYLLDTTKVAAYYGDGDELHLAFNFPPLYAPWDAGEWRAHVERAQAELGARRAWPTWVLSNHDNPRHRTRYGTDGRARAAAVLLLTLRGTPFLYAGEELGLEDAVVPPERRADPGGRDGCRAPVPWDASPAHGWSTTDPWLPWPPDADRRNAEVLAADPSSILHLYRRLLAARRASPALSLGDLGLLPAPDGVLAYRRSSGDDERVVVVNFADAAAGVALDGAWAVELSSDPSLAEGGPFGGSLPASAAVVLAPA from the coding sequence ATGCCCGAACCGTGGTGGCGGTCCGCCGTCGTGTACCAGGTCTACCCGCGGTCGTTCGCCGACTCCGGCCGCCCGCCGGCCGGCGTGGGCGACCTCGAAGGGGCCCGCCGGCGCCTCGGCCACCTGGCCGACCTCGGCGTGGACGCCCTGTGGCTCTCCCCCTTCTTCCCCTCGCCCCAGCACGACTTCGGCTACGACGTGGCCGACTACTGCGACGTCGACCCGGCGTTCGGCACCCTCGACGACGTCGACCGCCTCGTGGCCGACGCCCACCGGCGCGGGCTGCGCGTCCTCCTCGACTGGGTGCCCAACCACACCAGCTCCGAGCACCCGTGGTTCGTCGAGTCGCGCGCCTCCCGCACGTCGCCCAGGCGGGACTGGTACGTCTGGCGCGACGGCGACCCCTCCACCCCGCCGAACAACTGGGTGGCCGCCTTCAGCGGCGGCCCGGCGTGGACGTGGGACGAGGCGACCGGCCAGTGGTACCTCCACCAGTTCCTGCCCGAGCAGCCCGACCTCAACTGGGCCAACCCCGAGGTCGTGGACGCCATGCACGGCGTGCTCCGCTTCTGGCTCGACCACGGCGTGGACGGCTTCCGCATCGACGTCGTCCACGGGCTGGGCAAGGACCCCACCCTCCCCGACGACCCGCCCGAGGTGGCGGGGACCCCGCACTCGTCGCTCAACGACCGGCCGGAGACGCACGAGATCATCCGGGGCCTGCGCCGCCTGGCCGACTCCTACCCGGGCGAGCGGCTGCTGGTCGGCGAGGTGTACCTGCTCGACACCACCAAGGTCGCCGCCTACTACGGCGACGGCGACGAGCTGCACCTGGCGTTCAACTTCCCTCCCCTGTACGCGCCGTGGGACGCCGGCGAGTGGCGGGCGCACGTCGAGCGGGCGCAGGCCGAGCTCGGCGCCCGCCGCGCCTGGCCGACGTGGGTGCTCTCGAACCACGACAACCCCCGCCACCGGACCCGCTACGGCACCGACGGGCGGGCCCGGGCGGCGGCCGTCCTGCTGCTCACGCTGCGGGGCACGCCCTTCCTCTACGCCGGCGAGGAGCTCGGGCTGGAGGACGCCGTCGTCCCGCCCGAGCGCCGGGCCGACCCCGGGGGGCGGGACGGGTGCCGGGCGCCCGTGCCGTGGGACGCGTCGCCCGCCCACGGGTGGTCGACGACCGACCCGTGGCTGCCGTGGCCGCCCGACGCCGACCGCCGCAACGCCGAGGTGCTGGCCGCCGACCCGTCGTCCATCCTCCACCTCTACCGCCGGCTGCTGGCCGCCCGCCGGGCGTCGCCGGCGCTCTCGCTGGGCGACCTCGGCCTGCTGCCGGCGCCCGACGGGGTGCTCGCCTACCGGCGCTCGTCGGGCGACGACGAGCGGGTGGTGGTCGTGAACTTCGCCGACGCGGCGGCGGGCGTCGCGCTCGACGGGGCGTGGGCGGTCGAGCTGTCGAGCGACCCGTCGCTCGCCGAAGGCGGCCCCTTCGGGGGCAGCCTCCCGGCGTCCGCCGCCGTCGTCCTGGCGCCGGCCTGA
- a CDS encoding EamA family transporter encodes PNTTGSVALLYHGLAVGQMSVVAPLTAVGSATLPVVFGLLTGERPSAAALVGVVLALVAVGVLCSFGPQEDHGEEDLIPAGRKANMAGLASGVAAGIGFGVFFICLGRTGDGAGMWPLLGARVVSVTVLAGVVLATGRALLPGERTGPAVVLTGVLDVTANAAFLLATRRGLLSIVSLLASLYPAATVVLARVVLRERLSAAQSAGLVGAAGAVALIVLG; translated from the coding sequence GGCCGAACACGACCGGCAGCGTGGCCCTGCTGTACCACGGGCTGGCCGTCGGCCAGATGAGCGTGGTGGCACCGCTGACCGCGGTCGGCTCGGCCACGCTGCCGGTCGTGTTCGGCCTCCTCACCGGGGAGCGGCCGTCGGCCGCCGCCCTGGTCGGGGTCGTCCTCGCCCTCGTCGCCGTGGGGGTGCTGTGCTCGTTCGGCCCCCAGGAGGACCACGGCGAGGAGGACCTCATCCCTGCCGGCCGCAAGGCCAACATGGCCGGGCTGGCCTCGGGCGTCGCCGCCGGCATCGGCTTCGGCGTGTTCTTCATCTGCCTGGGCCGGACCGGGGACGGTGCCGGCATGTGGCCGCTGTTGGGGGCCCGGGTCGTCTCGGTGACGGTCCTGGCCGGGGTGGTCCTGGCGACGGGCCGGGCGCTCCTGCCCGGCGAGCGTACGGGCCCTGCGGTGGTCCTCACCGGGGTGCTCGACGTCACCGCCAACGCCGCCTTCCTGCTCGCCACCCGGCGCGGGCTGCTGTCGATCGTGTCGCTGCTGGCGTCGCTGTACCCGGCGGCCACCGTCGTGCTGGCGCGGGTGGTGCTCCGGGAGCGGCTCTCCGCCGCCCAGTCGGCCGGCCTCGTCGGGGCGGCGGGCGCCGTCGCCCTGATCGTCCTCGGGTGA
- a CDS encoding O-antigen ligase family protein: MAALPVAAVLAVDPGGLSPFGPVKWALVPTLVFLAVAVLPGRGRRLTVARATVVPWAVLLGVVALAAAFGVDPLYAWTGTPERRFGVLAWVLGALAFAVGQQLDEDDARFVTASAAAACAAVGLWATAENLGWEPVRLTGAGDRPLGTVGSSAYLGAVGALLTPVALGISLDLRWHRDARRAATVAGAAGAAALVLSGARAAWVGTAVALVVAVAARRGALRRHRALRRNLALAGAAVAAFALVAGATGRLGDAVTAAEGGPRGRLDEWRVAARMVARDPILGAGPEGYRIAFARAVDDDYEQDHGRNPLPDRAHSAPLDVAATTGLTGLAAYLALLVVVGRFLLRALRTSPSWVAGTAAGLVAYAAQSSFLFPVAELEPVAWLLAGIVVSRCVRPVERRALARPRLVPAVAGVAAGAALVAGVLDVAADRRARATLAAVSRDEAVDEPAASARLRPDAVRYRLVAARAEASGTAPGGWGRALAQVDRALDVSPRDPVAGAERGRLLLDRARLSGDPDHVRAARTALERLASRDPRNAETLLRLGLARDLDGDLPAAEEAWLEAERLAPRSAAGPANLALAYARAGRWDDARAAARRALAREPADSRARQVLRSADGT, translated from the coding sequence GTGGCGGCCCTCCCGGTGGCCGCCGTGCTGGCCGTGGACCCGGGCGGGCTGTCGCCGTTCGGGCCCGTCAAGTGGGCGCTCGTCCCCACCCTGGTGTTCCTGGCCGTCGCCGTGCTGCCCGGCCGCGGCCGCCGGCTCACGGTGGCCCGGGCCACCGTCGTGCCCTGGGCGGTCCTGCTCGGGGTCGTGGCCCTGGCCGCGGCGTTCGGCGTCGACCCGCTCTACGCGTGGACGGGGACGCCGGAGCGGCGGTTCGGCGTCCTGGCGTGGGTGCTGGGCGCGCTGGCCTTCGCCGTGGGGCAGCAGCTGGACGAGGACGACGCCCGCTTCGTCACCGCCTCGGCGGCGGCCGCCTGCGCCGCGGTGGGGCTGTGGGCGACGGCGGAGAACCTCGGCTGGGAGCCCGTCCGCCTCACCGGCGCCGGCGACCGCCCGCTCGGCACGGTCGGCTCGTCGGCCTACCTCGGCGCCGTCGGCGCCCTGCTCACCCCGGTGGCGCTCGGCATCTCCCTGGACCTGCGCTGGCACCGCGACGCCCGCCGGGCCGCCACCGTGGCCGGCGCCGCCGGGGCGGCCGCCCTCGTCCTGTCGGGGGCGCGCGCCGCTTGGGTCGGGACGGCGGTGGCGCTGGTGGTGGCCGTCGCCGCCCGCCGCGGCGCCCTCCGCCGCCACCGCGCCCTGCGGCGGAACCTGGCGCTGGCGGGCGCCGCCGTGGCGGCGTTCGCGCTGGTCGCCGGGGCGACCGGGCGGCTGGGCGACGCGGTGACGGCGGCCGAGGGCGGGCCCCGCGGCCGGCTCGACGAGTGGCGGGTCGCTGCCCGCATGGTCGCCCGCGATCCCATCCTGGGCGCCGGGCCCGAGGGTTACCGCATCGCCTTCGCCCGAGCCGTGGACGACGACTACGAGCAGGACCACGGCCGGAACCCGCTCCCCGACCGGGCCCATAGCGCGCCGCTCGACGTGGCCGCCACCACCGGCCTCACCGGGCTGGCGGCCTATCTGGCCCTGCTCGTGGTCGTCGGCCGCTTCCTCCTGCGGGCCCTGCGCACCAGCCCGTCGTGGGTGGCGGGGACGGCCGCCGGTCTCGTGGCCTACGCCGCCCAGTCGTCGTTCCTGTTCCCGGTGGCCGAGCTGGAGCCGGTGGCGTGGTTGCTGGCCGGCATCGTGGTGTCCCGCTGCGTGCGGCCGGTGGAGCGCCGGGCCCTGGCCCGCCCGCGCCTCGTCCCCGCGGTGGCCGGGGTGGCCGCCGGCGCCGCCCTGGTGGCGGGGGTGCTCGACGTGGCTGCCGACCGGCGGGCCCGGGCGACCCTGGCCGCCGTCTCCCGGGACGAGGCGGTGGACGAGCCGGCCGCCTCCGCCCGCCTCCGGCCCGACGCCGTCCGCTACCGCCTGGTGGCCGCCCGGGCCGAGGCGTCGGGGACGGCCCCGGGCGGGTGGGGCCGCGCCCTGGCCCAGGTCGACCGGGCCCTGGACGTGTCGCCGCGCGACCCGGTCGCCGGGGCCGAGCGGGGCCGGCTGCTGCTGGACCGGGCCCGGCTGAGCGGCGACCCCGACCACGTCCGTGCCGCCCGCACCGCCCTCGAGAGGCTCGCCTCCCGCGACCCGCGCAACGCCGAGACCCTTCTGCGCCTCGGCCTCGCCCGTGACCTCGACGGGGACCTGCCGGCCGCCGAGGAGGCATGGCTGGAGGCCGAGCGCCTGGCGCCCCGCAGCGCGGCCGGGCCCGCCAACCTGGCCCTCGCCTACGCCCGGGCCGGCCGGTGGGACGACGCCCGCGCCGCCGCCCGGCGGGCGCTCGCGCGGGAGCCGGCGGACTCGCGGGCCCGCCAGGTCCTGCGCAGCGCCGATGGAACCTGA